A single window of Opitutaceae bacterium DNA harbors:
- a CDS encoding IS630 family transposase — protein MSRKPTILTVTADQRGVLERWVGAHGTPQQVVKRCRIILRKAEGLDDATIAEELEVNRHTCRLWRQRFVSAGPQGLWDVANGRGRKPRRGLAKRIVEATLHTKPPGRTHWSARTLAKAQGVHASTVARIWQEHGLQPHRQETFKLSRDPQFVPKLLDVVGVYLNPPQNAVVLCVDEKSQIQALDRTQPGLPLKRGRCGTWTHDYVRHGTTTLFAALNVAAGKISGHCFPRHRHIEFLKFLRQIDAEYAEADELHLIVDNYGTHKHERVQRWLARRPRFKLHFIPTSSSWLNLVERWFAELTGKAVRRGSFSSVPDLINSITRFIEQWNQEPTPFVWTAKAEDILARIERCRRRLEAIQPGCTRRKPRKKAA, from the coding sequence ATGAGCAGGAAACCGACGATTCTGACGGTCACGGCAGACCAACGTGGCGTTTTGGAGCGCTGGGTGGGCGCGCACGGTACGCCCCAGCAGGTGGTGAAGCGCTGCCGGATCATTTTGCGCAAGGCCGAAGGGCTGGACGATGCCACGATTGCGGAGGAGCTGGAGGTGAACCGGCACACCTGCCGGCTGTGGCGCCAGCGCTTTGTGTCCGCAGGTCCGCAAGGATTGTGGGACGTGGCGAATGGCCGCGGGCGCAAGCCGCGCCGAGGGCTGGCGAAAAGGATCGTCGAAGCGACGCTGCACACGAAGCCGCCGGGGCGGACGCACTGGAGCGCGCGAACCCTGGCGAAGGCGCAGGGCGTGCATGCGAGCACAGTCGCGCGTATCTGGCAGGAGCATGGGTTGCAGCCGCACCGACAGGAGACGTTCAAACTCTCCCGCGATCCACAGTTTGTGCCCAAACTGCTCGATGTGGTGGGCGTTTACCTCAACCCACCGCAAAACGCGGTGGTGCTCTGCGTGGACGAGAAAAGCCAGATTCAGGCGCTGGATCGCACGCAACCAGGCCTGCCGCTGAAGCGCGGTCGCTGCGGCACCTGGACGCACGACTACGTGCGCCATGGCACGACCACGCTGTTTGCCGCATTGAACGTGGCCGCCGGCAAGATCAGCGGCCACTGCTTCCCGCGCCACCGGCACATCGAGTTCCTGAAGTTCCTGCGACAAATCGACGCGGAATATGCCGAGGCGGACGAGCTCCATCTTATCGTCGACAATTACGGCACCCACAAACACGAGCGGGTGCAGCGCTGGCTCGCCCGGCGTCCACGCTTCAAACTGCACTTCATTCCCACCAGTTCGAGCTGGCTCAATCTGGTGGAGCGCTGGTTTGCCGAACTCACCGGCAAGGCGGTGCGTCGCGGCAGCTTCTCCAGTGTTCCCGATCTGATCAACTCGATCACCCGCTTCATCGAGCAATGGAACCAGGAGCCCACGCCATTTGTTTGGACCGCCAAGGCGGAGGACATCCTTGCCAGGATCGAACGCTGTCGTCGCCGGCTCGAGGCCATCCAGCCCGGTTGCACCCGGCGAAAGCCGCGCAAGAAGGCCGCATGA
- a CDS encoding 50S ribosomal protein L11 methyltransferase, protein MPLFELKLEVGSDVAGEVEETIAILEDGRLMLLEDKPSSRAWVAGYFENRDEMAAGLSRLNEILPSEWKRGEAQTRELADQDWRDSYKTHFKAWTFGRLHWVPVWERDTFVPPPGHAVIWLDPGLAFGTGNHETTRLCCERLAAFALSRARTERGGRPEVVIDAGCGSGILALSAARLGFSRVSGFDNDPEAVRVSGENAELNDMAGLVEFSTADLVSGLAGRRADLVLANIQADVLMAFAGSLVQAVAPGGQLVLSGILASENAEVRTVFSTTAPGWRIDSRVMGEWSDLLLERPQD, encoded by the coding sequence ATGCCGCTGTTTGAGCTCAAGCTGGAAGTCGGATCCGATGTCGCAGGCGAAGTTGAGGAAACGATCGCCATCCTGGAGGACGGGCGATTGATGCTGCTTGAAGACAAGCCGTCCTCCCGCGCCTGGGTTGCGGGCTATTTTGAGAATCGTGATGAGATGGCGGCGGGACTTTCCCGTCTGAACGAGATCCTGCCTTCCGAATGGAAACGAGGAGAGGCGCAGACACGGGAGCTTGCTGATCAGGACTGGCGCGACAGCTACAAGACGCACTTCAAGGCCTGGACATTCGGTCGCCTGCACTGGGTGCCGGTCTGGGAGCGCGACACCTTTGTCCCGCCACCCGGACATGCGGTCATCTGGCTGGATCCGGGCCTTGCCTTTGGAACGGGGAATCATGAGACGACGCGGCTCTGCTGTGAGCGGCTCGCGGCCTTCGCGCTATCCCGTGCCCGGACGGAGCGCGGCGGCCGGCCGGAGGTGGTCATCGATGCCGGCTGCGGTTCGGGAATCCTGGCATTGTCGGCGGCCAGGCTGGGATTCTCCCGGGTCTCCGGTTTTGACAACGATCCGGAGGCGGTGCGCGTGAGCGGGGAGAACGCGGAGCTCAACGACATGGCGGGCCTGGTCGAGTTTTCCACGGCCGATCTCGTCTCGGGTCTGGCGGGAAGACGCGCGGACCTCGTGCTGGCCAATATCCAGGCCGATGTCCTGATGGCGTTCGCAGGCAGCCTGGTTCAGGCGGTGGCACCCGGCGGCCAGCTCGTTCTCAGCGGCATTCTGGCCTCTGAAAACGCCGAGGTGCGGACAGTGTTTTCAACCACCGCACCCGGCTGGCGGATCGACAGTCGCGTGATGGGAGAATGGAGTGACCTGCTCCTTGAGCGACCGCAGGATTGA
- a CDS encoding ABC transporter ATP-binding protein: MAAIIETKGLSKRFGSHQALDGIDLHIEPGTIGLLGPNGAGKSTLIRCLLQLDGKDAGKASLLEQDIDVHGREVRKRVGYAPEQDCHIPGMAGCEYVTYCAQLSGLPFAAARQRAHEMLDFVGMGQERYRLVDTYSTGMKQRIKIAQAIVHDPELVFLDEPTNGLDPEGQAHILDLIARIWKESGISVVLSSHLLPDVDRICEQIVIVARGRIVVHDHLQELKRRRKPVAELAVQAGARELTEAFSRNGWPSELLGNGRIRVSHGMDSLNPMIAFLRERRVAPLEIKASPNALQEFFLQALRNQGAAP; the protein is encoded by the coding sequence ATGGCTGCAATCATCGAAACCAAGGGCCTGAGCAAGCGCTTCGGCAGTCATCAGGCATTGGATGGGATCGATCTGCACATTGAGCCAGGCACCATCGGACTGCTCGGCCCCAATGGAGCGGGCAAGTCTACCTTGATCCGGTGTCTGCTGCAGCTTGATGGGAAGGATGCGGGAAAAGCGTCGCTGCTGGAGCAGGACATCGACGTGCACGGTCGCGAGGTTCGGAAGCGGGTGGGCTATGCGCCGGAGCAGGACTGCCACATTCCCGGCATGGCTGGATGCGAGTATGTCACGTACTGCGCGCAGTTGTCCGGCCTGCCGTTTGCGGCGGCGCGCCAGCGGGCGCACGAGATGCTGGATTTTGTGGGAATGGGGCAGGAGCGATACCGCCTGGTGGACACCTACTCGACGGGCATGAAGCAGCGCATCAAGATCGCCCAGGCGATCGTGCACGATCCGGAGCTGGTGTTTCTGGATGAACCGACGAACGGCCTCGATCCGGAGGGCCAGGCGCACATCCTCGATCTGATCGCACGCATCTGGAAGGAGTCGGGCATCAGCGTGGTGCTGTCCTCGCACCTGCTTCCGGACGTCGACCGCATCTGCGAGCAGATTGTCATCGTGGCGCGCGGGCGGATCGTGGTTCACGATCACCTCCAGGAGCTGAAGCGCCGCCGCAAGCCCGTCGCCGAGCTCGCGGTCCAGGCGGGAGCGCGGGAACTGACCGAGGCATTTTCGCGAAACGGCTGGCCGAGCGAGCTGCTGGGAAATGGCCGCATTCGCGTTTCACACGGCATGGATTCGCTCAATCCGATGATCGCGTTTCTGCGCGAGCGGCGCGTGGCTCCGCTTGAAATCAAGGCCAGCCCCAACGCACTGCAGGAGTTCTTCCTTCAGGCGCTGCGGAACCAAGGCGCTGCACCATGA
- a CDS encoding ABC transporter ATP-binding protein — MSAVIQAGELSCFYGLVLGLNNVSFTIGPGITGLVGPNGAGKSTLIKLVTGQLRPSSGRLTVFGEEPWNNPRVLGRIGYCPEHEHVHQELRPADWLRSLAMLSGVPRAEALRRSELALTAVGLSREHWNKRIGTYSKGMRQRVKLAQAILHKPALVILDEPMNGLDPMGRHEIGEILRGLQRGGVHILISSHILDELEALCGGFLMLNWGRVIVGGSQHEAHPNSTSLPGQIVIRTDQPEAVVERLRTSGHLRGYCLENDRVVVWLRQPERFFNEWTELLADCPARIHELQSRTSSLQNAFERTSP, encoded by the coding sequence ATGAGTGCCGTCATCCAGGCCGGTGAATTGAGCTGCTTCTACGGCCTCGTGCTGGGGTTGAACAATGTCTCGTTCACGATCGGGCCGGGCATCACGGGCCTTGTCGGACCCAATGGCGCGGGCAAGAGCACGCTGATAAAGCTGGTCACGGGACAGCTTCGCCCCTCGTCCGGGCGGCTCACGGTTTTTGGCGAGGAGCCATGGAACAATCCGCGCGTTCTCGGGCGCATTGGGTACTGCCCCGAGCACGAGCATGTGCACCAGGAGCTGAGACCGGCCGACTGGCTCCGTTCGCTGGCGATGCTCTCCGGTGTGCCGCGCGCGGAGGCGCTGCGAAGAAGCGAGCTGGCACTGACCGCCGTTGGGCTCTCGCGGGAGCACTGGAACAAGCGCATCGGGACCTATTCCAAGGGCATGCGCCAGCGGGTGAAACTGGCCCAGGCGATACTCCACAAGCCCGCGCTGGTGATTCTTGACGAACCGATGAACGGTCTCGACCCCATGGGCCGTCATGAGATCGGTGAAATCCTCCGCGGGCTGCAGCGCGGTGGCGTGCACATTCTCATATCGAGCCACATTCTGGACGAACTCGAGGCGCTGTGCGGCGGATTCCTCATGCTGAACTGGGGTCGGGTGATTGTCGGCGGATCGCAGCATGAGGCTCACCCGAACTCGACCAGCCTGCCCGGCCAGATCGTCATTCGCACCGACCAGCCTGAGGCTGTCGTCGAGCGCCTGAGGACGTCCGGACACCTGCGGGGATACTGCCTTGAGAATGACCGGGTCGTCGTCTGGCTTCGGCAGCCGGAAAGGTTTTTCAATGAGTGGACGGAGCTGCTGGCGGATTGTCCCGCGCGGATCCACGAGCTGCAGAGCAGAACCTCATCGCTCCAGAATGCCTTCGAAAGGACCTCCCCATGA
- a CDS encoding sigma-70 family RNA polymerase sigma factor, with protein sequence MMPPGSAHEAAGGAAPDFAGDPEAFARLVVEHQDRLCNFLHRYTRNRQDAEDLAQDTFVKAYRNLHRYEHRTSFSAWLYTIARRTVYNHHRDTRRTEELDFDVACTEDTPAASAEQAEQTDTVWHYVRQLKSPYQEVVVLKYLEEMSIQDIARVLNRTQAGVKILLFRARHQLRKLQPPSPSQP encoded by the coding sequence ATGATGCCCCCGGGATCCGCACATGAGGCGGCCGGTGGCGCGGCGCCGGACTTTGCGGGGGATCCGGAGGCCTTTGCGCGGCTTGTCGTGGAGCATCAGGACAGACTCTGCAATTTCCTCCATCGCTACACGCGCAACCGTCAGGATGCGGAGGACCTGGCCCAGGACACCTTCGTCAAGGCATACAGGAACCTGCACCGCTACGAGCACCGGACCAGTTTCTCCGCGTGGCTCTACACCATTGCGCGGCGCACGGTGTACAATCATCATCGAGACACCCGAAGGACCGAGGAGCTTGATTTTGATGTCGCCTGCACCGAGGACACACCCGCCGCGTCCGCCGAGCAGGCGGAACAGACCGACACGGTCTGGCACTATGTCCGCCAGCTCAAGTCTCCGTACCAGGAGGTCGTTGTCCTCAAGTATCTCGAGGAAATGTCCATCCAGGATATCGCCCGGGTGCTCAATCGCACCCAGGCGGGCGTGAAGATCCTGCTCTTTCGCGCCCGCCACCAGCTTCGCAAACTTCAGCCTCCCAGCCCGTCACAGCCATGA
- a CDS encoding arylsulfatase, with protein MRMTAWLALPIVCSLALAFISPPIVHAAAPQPRHHQQPNIIFILADDLGYGELGCYGQSKIKTPNLDRMATEGMRFTQFYAGSTVCAPSRSVLMTGQHLGHTRVRGNAGYGNFAPQTLQADDVTIASILRKAGYATGLIGKWGLGELGSTGEPSRQGFDYQFGFINQTHAHNHYPDHVWRNGKRVELPNDLVKVGNAEGTGYSVERKVYIDDVFAQESLDFITRNQKQPFFLFLAMVTPHANGERKHELGDGNEVPDQGIYASEPWTDSNRNHAAMVTRMDRDVGAIFEHLKKLGLDDRTLVMFSSDNGAHKEGGTHYDTAFFRVSGPFSGLKRSLTDGGIRIPFIARWPGMIAADTVSDHVGYFGDLLVTWAEFAGIAVTTPHDGISIVPTLTGKGKQADHDYLYWEFYEQGVNQAVLLNGRWKAIRLKTTQSPIHLYDLKSDVTETKDVAADHPDIVKRAKELFVTAHVDNEYWKLKPVASAKF; from the coding sequence ATGCGGATGACTGCCTGGCTCGCACTTCCGATTGTGTGCAGCCTCGCGCTCGCGTTCATTTCTCCACCCATCGTCCATGCCGCCGCTCCCCAGCCCAGGCATCATCAGCAACCAAACATCATCTTCATTCTGGCGGACGACCTCGGTTACGGCGAGTTGGGATGCTACGGCCAGTCCAAGATCAAGACCCCGAATCTCGATCGCATGGCCACCGAAGGAATGCGTTTCACCCAGTTTTATGCCGGAAGCACAGTTTGCGCACCGTCGCGCAGCGTGCTCATGACGGGACAGCATCTCGGCCACACGCGGGTGCGCGGCAACGCCGGTTATGGCAACTTCGCCCCGCAGACGCTGCAGGCGGACGATGTCACGATCGCGAGCATCCTCCGGAAGGCGGGCTATGCCACCGGCTTGATCGGCAAGTGGGGACTCGGTGAACTCGGCAGCACCGGCGAGCCCTCACGTCAGGGATTCGACTACCAGTTCGGATTCATCAATCAAACGCACGCCCATAACCATTACCCGGATCATGTCTGGCGGAACGGAAAGCGCGTCGAACTTCCCAACGATCTCGTCAAGGTCGGCAATGCCGAGGGCACCGGCTACTCCGTCGAGCGCAAGGTCTACATCGACGACGTCTTTGCCCAGGAATCACTCGACTTCATCACGCGCAACCAGAAGCAGCCCTTCTTCCTGTTCCTGGCGATGGTGACCCCTCACGCCAATGGCGAACGCAAGCACGAACTGGGCGATGGCAATGAAGTGCCCGACCAGGGCATCTATGCCTCCGAACCCTGGACCGACTCCAACCGCAATCACGCGGCCATGGTCACGCGCATGGATCGCGATGTTGGTGCAATTTTCGAGCACCTCAAGAAACTCGGACTCGACGATCGCACGCTCGTCATGTTCTCCAGCGACAATGGCGCCCACAAGGAGGGCGGGACACACTACGACACGGCGTTTTTCCGCGTGAGCGGTCCGTTCAGCGGACTCAAGCGCAGCCTCACCGACGGCGGCATCCGCATTCCATTCATAGCCCGCTGGCCCGGGATGATTGCCGCGGACACCGTGTCGGATCACGTCGGCTACTTTGGAGACCTGCTCGTCACCTGGGCCGAATTTGCCGGCATCGCCGTGACAACTCCCCATGATGGCATAAGCATTGTTCCAACGCTCACTGGAAAGGGCAAACAGGCCGATCATGACTACCTGTACTGGGAATTCTACGAGCAGGGGGTCAATCAGGCTGTGCTGCTCAACGGCCGCTGGAAGGCCATTCGCCTCAAGACGACGCAGTCACCCATTCATCTCTACGATCTGAAATCTGATGTGACTGAAACCAAGGATGTCGCTGCGGATCATCCGGATATCGTGAAGCGCGCAAAAGAGCTCTTCGTCACCGCCCACGTCGACAACGAGTACTGGAAGCTGAAGCCAGTGGCATCGGCCAAGTTTTAG
- a CDS encoding SDR family oxidoreductase: MTPFGKRAFITGGSRGLGLAGAEALLEAGCSVAINHFRDSAKAEAEVRRLGEQFPGRAIHAIDADVGEPTAARGAVQAAAALLGGLDIVMSNAGICRFAPFLDLTDEDWQRHRAINFDGGFYVGQEAAHVMKDQGSGGRIVFTTSVGAFRSNSTQTHYCATKGGLQLLALGMSLELARYGITVNCIAPGWMHTDINDAASRDRKSVDPWLQAHCPVGRLGAPGDIKSAVRFLTAVESGYVNGATISVDGGWNAQL; encoded by the coding sequence ATGACACCCTTTGGAAAACGCGCCTTCATCACCGGTGGCTCACGCGGTCTCGGACTCGCTGGCGCGGAAGCCCTGCTCGAGGCCGGCTGCTCAGTCGCCATCAACCATTTTCGCGACTCCGCCAAGGCGGAGGCCGAGGTCAGGCGCCTCGGTGAACAGTTTCCCGGACGCGCCATCCACGCCATCGATGCGGATGTCGGCGAACCAACCGCTGCACGTGGCGCGGTGCAGGCCGCCGCGGCCCTGCTTGGCGGACTTGACATTGTCATGAGCAACGCGGGCATCTGTCGTTTCGCCCCGTTTCTCGATCTCACCGACGAGGACTGGCAACGGCATCGCGCGATCAATTTCGACGGAGGATTCTACGTGGGCCAGGAGGCCGCGCATGTCATGAAAGACCAGGGAAGCGGCGGCCGCATCGTGTTCACGACCAGTGTCGGTGCCTTTCGCTCCAACTCCACCCAGACCCACTACTGCGCCACCAAGGGCGGACTCCAGTTGCTCGCCCTAGGCATGTCGCTCGAACTCGCCCGCTACGGCATCACGGTGAACTGCATCGCCCCCGGCTGGATGCACACGGACATCAACGACGCCGCTTCGCGCGATCGCAAGTCCGTCGATCCATGGCTGCAGGCCCACTGCCCTGTCGGGCGGCTCGGCGCGCCAGGCGACATCAAATCCGCCGTGCGTTTCCTGACTGCCGTGGAATCAGGCTACGTCAATGGAGCCACGATCTCGGTCGATGGTGGTTGGAACGCACAACTCTGA